ACGCGATCGAAGTGCTACCGCACCGCCGAAGTCGTGAGCAATCACGTGCGGCCGCGCGAGACCCCAATGCTCCAAGAGATCCGCGAACAGTTGGCCCTGCGTACCGAGGTCGACGCCATGAGAGGGCTCCTTTGACGACATCCCGTATCCAGGCATGTCCCAGAGGTAGACGGTGAACCGATGCGCCAACGCGTCCGCGATCGGCCGCCACAGGCGCGAAGACCACGGCGTTCCGTGCAGAAAGACAAGCGCTGGTCCTGAACCGTGAGCATCCCACCGCACGGTACGTCCACGCCAAGAAAACTCCTGACTCAGGTGCGTCGGAACCATCACTCAAGCCTAACTACCCGCTCAGCCGACCCGGCGTGAGCCCGATGCGAATCCCAGCCATGTGTGTCGGTTGTTCCACCAGCACCATCCGAGTTTCGGGGCTCCCTTTCGATCGCGGCCATCGCGACCGGTGCCGTTTGAAATCCACAGTGCGGGCGTGCGCGAGTCGAATCCGTTCGACTTCGGCCGACGCGAGCCGATCATCATGTAGCAGGCATTGCGGTCTATGACCTCAGGCGCCTGCAACGCCCAATGCACGCCCTCGCCGATCGTGAACGGCGTTCGCGCGTCTCGGGTCAGTGCTTCCTGAGCCTCGGCCGGAGACCAGTTACGCATGCCATCGCCACGACGCGGGTCCTCGATCGCATACACAAGCGTACTCGGGACTGCCGCTTCGGCCGTCGGCAAGAAATCGTCGACGTCCTGCATGTCGACCACGATGAACCCGTTCCTCTCCTGACCACCGGAAGTGCGCCTCACATGCGGAATGAGCGTCCGCACCGGCAGGACATGTTCCGCTACAACGAGCAGTGCGCCGGCAGCGGCTCGCTGCTCCAACTCGGCCGCAGCATGCCGCAACTCCTCGATGGTGAGCATGCCGCCATCGTCATTCAAAACTCCGGTCGCGATCAACAGTTCGGCCTGCGCCGTCAGCAGCGGCAACCCGGGCACGCAGTCATCCAGTTTCACTTCTGGGGTTCCAGCGCCGTCCGACACCTTCGCATCGCTCACGTGATCTCCTCGCTGATCGCGGCCAAGGCTGGCCCAACAGCAACAGGCTCTCGATTATTCCGCCAAAGCGCCGAACCACGGTCCACGACATGACTCTGGCGACCAACGTGCGAGTCACAGTTAGAGTTCACTCACCCGAGCGGAAGGCATGAGACATGGCGACGATTACCGATCACGACTCCTATATTGCTGCTGCGCCCGAGGCATTCCAGCCGGTTCTCAACCACTTGCGTGGCGTCTTGCGCGACGCCCTCCCGGACGCCGAGGAGATGACGGCGTACGACATGCCGGGGTTCAGGGTGCGAGGCACGGTCGTCGCGAGTTACGCGGCCTTCACCAAACAGGTCGGCCTGTACGTGCTGGCCCCTGCGATCGCGGAGCATGCCGAGCGGATCGCGTCTTTAGGCTTCCGGGCGAGCAAGACCGGAATCACCTTCACGCCACGCAACCCGATCCCCGACGATCTCGTAACGCAACTTGCACGAACATCGCTCGAGCACGTCGACGGTTAAACAACCGCTGCGGGGTTCGCATGGCATTCGCCGACAGACATAACCAACGAGGTCGGTGCCGCCGCAGGACTCATGCACGTAGATCCCGCAGGCATCCGGCGTATATATGGAGAGTGAGACCGAATCGTCGATCTGCCATGACTTGAAACGCATGCTCATCGTGGTCTATCCCCCACTCATTCCACAGCACCCAACACGCCAAGCATCCACGCGTCCTTCTTTAGCTAAGGATCCAGGTGGCACGATCGGGACATGAGCAGTTCTCTGACAACGGCGGACGACCTCGTTGTTGCGTTGCGAGACATCGCCGACGCTGACGAGGCAGCTAAGATCCGACGCCGAGTAGCGGACGATGAGCCCGTCATCGGCGTCCGAATGGGCCCGCTGTTCGAAATCTCGAAGCAAGCCATCGACCTCCCGGCAGAAGAACTCGAGCGACTCTTCACGCACCCCGCATACGAACCACGGCTTGCGGCGTTCTGCATTCTCGACTTCCGCGCGCGACGACGTCTCGGCGACGACGAGCGCAAGGACCTTGCACAGGCCTATCTCGACCACCACGACGCCATCACCACGTGGGACATGGTCGACCGAGCCGCACCGCGTGTGCTCGGGTGGCCGATCCTCATCGGCATCGTTCAAGCCTCGGTCCTCGAGGATCTCGCACGATCTGACGACCCGCTTCGGCGGCGGTCAGCGATCACTGCACCGTTGTGGTTCATCAAGAAGGGCACCGATGCCGACATCGCTTCTGGCCTCGCCATCGCAGATGCCCTCTCGCAGGATGAGCACCCGCGTGTGACCGCAGCCGTCAAGATCTACCGCAAGCATGCATCGCGTCCCCGTCGATAAGTCGCGCCAGTCATCGCTCGTCCACACGACTAGACCGCGTGCGGCGCGCCACGAATGCGGCACGCCATGTGGCGAATAGACGAAACAGCCCGGCGCTTCAGCAAACGCCTCCGCCTTGGCTGCAACCCCGCTCTGCGAGGCCCGACCGCGTTCCAGCAGCGGCAATCTCTGTACCGCACGCGAGATCAGCGCTCAAGAGGCACGAGAGCTGAGGCCGCGTCGTCCGGCGGGAGAAGCAGGTGCGCGACGCGCCAGCGCTCGTCGTCGTCTTCGTCGTCCTCGTAAAGGTCCGTGAGCAGGTCCCGCACTAGCTCGGCGAATGACGCGAACACCGCATGCGGCTCGTCGCACTCGGCGGACCACATGACGAATCTGCCCTCCCCGGCGAAGGCGTGCGTCGTGCCGCACGACCACAGTGGGACGAGATCCTCGGTCGTACTGCTCATCACG
The sequence above is a segment of the Cumulibacter soli genome. Coding sequences within it:
- a CDS encoding DUF5701 family protein, which produces MSDAKVSDGAGTPEVKLDDCVPGLPLLTAQAELLIATGVLNDDGGMLTIEELRHAAAELEQRAAAGALLVVAEHVLPVRTLIPHVRRTSGGQERNGFIVVDMQDVDDFLPTAEAAVPSTLVYAIEDPRRGDGMRNWSPAEAQEALTRDARTPFTIGEGVHWALQAPEVIDRNACYMMIGSRRPKSNGFDSRTPALWISNGTGRDGRDRKGAPKLGWCWWNNRHTWLGFASGSRRVG
- a CDS encoding iron chaperone, translated to MATITDHDSYIAAAPEAFQPVLNHLRGVLRDALPDAEEMTAYDMPGFRVRGTVVASYAAFTKQVGLYVLAPAIAEHAERIASLGFRASKTGITFTPRNPIPDDLVTQLARTSLEHVDG
- a CDS encoding DNA alkylation repair protein produces the protein MSSSLTTADDLVVALRDIADADEAAKIRRRVADDEPVIGVRMGPLFEISKQAIDLPAEELERLFTHPAYEPRLAAFCILDFRARRRLGDDERKDLAQAYLDHHDAITTWDMVDRAAPRVLGWPILIGIVQASVLEDLARSDDPLRRRSAITAPLWFIKKGTDADIASGLAIADALSQDEHPRVTAAVKIYRKHASRPRR